DNA sequence from the Penaeus monodon isolate SGIC_2016 chromosome 28, NSTDA_Pmon_1, whole genome shotgun sequence genome:
CCATCCTTACTTCAACgtacattcttttctctttctaaggTTAATGGCTTTACATGTTGACACGATAAGTAATAtttcccttcttgccttcccattttttttctctatcgcaCACTGCCTTCATTGTTATTTTAGCGAAACTCTATATAAAGAATGATTCCTAACCAACCGATTCACANNNNNNNNNNNNNNNNNNNNNNNNNNNNNNNNNNNNNNNNNNNNNNNNNNNNNNNNNNNNNNNNNNNNNNNNNNNNNNNNNNNNNNNNNNNNNNNNNNNNNNNNNNNNNNNNNNNNNNNNNNNNNNNNNNNNNNNNNNNNNNNNNNNNNNNNNNNNNNNNNNNNNNNNNNNNNNNNNNNNNNNNNNNNNNNNNNNNNNNNNNNNNNNNNNNNNNNNNNNNNNNNNNNNNNNNNNNNNNNNNNNNNNNNNNNNNNNAACCCAGCAACCGACCAACCTAATTACGAAATCTTGGTAAATACTGATCATGTTTAGGAcaactattgtttttttgtttcggcCCAGGCGGTTAATCAAAACAAGATTTAAAAGCAGTTATAAACTTTTATTCGAGAATGCATATACTGTATAGTTAAGGNNNNNNNNNNNNNNNNNNNNNNNNNNNNNNNNNNNNNNNNNNNNNNNNNNNNNNNNNNNNNNNNNNNNNNNNNNNNNNNNNNNNNNNNNNNNNNNNNNNNNNNNNNNNNNNNNNNNNNNNNNNNNNNNNNNNNNNCACGGAATACAAAGCCTTCGGCGCCGGTTGTCAAGTGAGATTCCCTCTTGACATCAGACATGAAGCCATTTCTCAGTATGATGTCATCGTGACGTCACTACTACAACATACAAATACTAGTGGCGTTTACTAAATAACCATGGCGNNNNNNNNNNNNNNNNNNNNNNNNNNNNNNNNNNNGATGGCGACACGAACAANNNNNNNNNNNNNNNNNNNNNNNNNNNNNNNNNNNNNNNNNNNNNNNNNCCTAAAGGATGCCCTCAGTTGCAACGTTTGAAGGCGGCGCCGCAGAAGGGGAACAGCTCGGGTGTGTCGCATTGCTGGCAGGCCGAGGCAAGTGGGCGGCAACACAGGAAGTGATCGCGGCAGCACACCGGCCACAGAGAAGGCTCCATCGTGCTGCATTCGTCGCGGCACTGCATGCAGGAGTCTGCAGGCGGAAATAGGACTGTTAGGGCTGGCGAAAGGGGCGGCCCTTGCAGCATGTAAAGGCACGAGGAAAGGCAAGTATAACAGAAACACAGCATTGTAAGTACAACTCAAATATAGAGCGTTCTTTTAAAAGAGAAATACGAAAGACCTGTCACAACAAGACACTTGGAGAATACGAGGAATAACGGNNNNNNNNNNNNNNNNNNNNNNNNNNNNNNNNNNNNNNNNNNNNNNNNNNNNNNNNNNNNNNNNNNNNNNNNNNNNNNNNNNNNNNNNNNNNNNNNNNNNNNNNNNNAATGCCAAAGGAGGGGGTGAAGCATCAACAGAAGGTAGANNNNNNNNNNNNNNNNNNNNNNNNNNNNNNNNNNNNNNNNNNNNNNNNNNNNNTAATAGAAGTAGAAATTTGCAGGCGAGgaataccaaaaacaaaagacagaggaCGAGGAATAATAAATTAGCGATCAGGATGCAGAGGACGACGAATTACAAGGGAGGACCGGGGGTCGAGGACGAGGGCCAGTGTGGTTGAGACCTACCTGTGGTGCAGTTGAAGGTGCTCGACGCCAGCTCCTGCCTGCATACGGCGCCGCTCTCCCCCCGAGGACACGGACTCTGGCCGATGGTGTTCTCGCCCTGCCGAAGCATCGGAGTCACGTAAGAAGAGGAACCTGGGGTCGGGGCACACGGgccggaagaggagaggaggaggaaggaaaaaggaagaggagaggaggaagaaggaaaaaaaggaagaggagaggaggaagaaggaaaaggggaagaggagaggaggaagaaggaaaaaggaagaggagaggaggaagaaggaaaaaggaagaggagaggaggaagaaggaaaaaggaagaggagaggaggaagaaggaaaaggggaagaggagaggaggaagaaggaaaaggggaagaggagaggaggaagaaggaaaaaaaaggaagaggagaggaggaagaaggaaaaaggaagaggagaggaggaagaaggaaaaggggaagtggagaggaggaggaaggaaaaggggaagtggagaggaggaggaaggaaaaagggaagaaaggaagaggagaggaagaaggaaaaggggaagaggagagtaggaagaaggaaaaaaggaagaggagaggaggaagaaggaaaaggggaagagaaggaatggagagaagtaaaatgaaaacgaaagaaaacgcggaggaagagtaggaaaagaaggtttataaggagaagaagagggaaacggAGATACGAGGAAAAGGATacgaacgagaaagaaaagaaaaagagagaaggtgaaaaaggagaaagagaaaaaggatagaaaggCAGAAATCAGGCggaggacagaaaagagagaaattaagagggaaattaaaaaaaggaaaaaaaagagaaaatgataaaaggagggggaagacaaggatgaaagaaaaaggacagagaggaagggataaacaGCGGGCAAGGGAAGGTTGAACGTCGAAAAAAGAACCGATCACCtattacataaatcatatatgcCTATCGGATAAATAAATGTCTATTACAATTGGTCTGCAGACGAGTCAGTGAGTCCAGTTAGCATAGATTTCAGTGACAACGCCTTATAAATATTAATGCCAAAGTTATTCATAAGTTTGTTGTACACACCNNNNNNNNNNNNNNNNNNNNNNNNNNNNNNNNNNNNNNNNNNNNNNNNNNNNNNNNNNNNNNNNNNNNGGCGAAGCTTTGGGCCGCCATTTCGCAAAACCTGTTCCACGGCTTTTGTTGGTGACGTCACAAGGTCGCCTGCTTTTCAGAGTGTAACTGTGCTCGCGGTGCATTGTTTNNNNNNNNNNNNNNNNNNNNNNNNNNNNNNNNNNNNNNNNNNNNNNNNNNNNNNNNNNNNNNNNNNNNNNNNNNNNNNNNNNNNNNNNNNNNNNNNNNNNNNNNNNNNNNNNNNNNNNNNNNNNNNNNNNNNNNNNNNNNNNNNNNNNNNNNNNNNNNNNNNNNNNNNNNNNNNNNNNNNNNNNNNNNNNNNNNNNNNNNNNNNNNNNNNNNNNNNNNNNNNNNNNNNNNNNNNNNNNNNNNNNNNNNNNNNNNNNNNNNNNNNNNNNNNNNNNNNNNNNNNNNNNNNNNNNNNNNNNNNNNNNNNNNNNNNNNNNNNNNNNNNNNNNNNNNNNNNNNNNNNNNNNNNNNNNNNNNNNNNNNNNNNNNNNNNNNNNNNNNNNNNNNNNNNNNNNNNNNNNNNNNNNNNNNNNNNNNNNNNNNNNNNNNNNNNNNNNNNNNNNNNNNNNNNNNNNNNNNNNNNNNNNNNNNNNNNNNNNNNNNNNNNNNNNNNNNNNNNNNNNNNNNNNNNNNNNNNNNNNNNNNNNNNNNNNNNNNNNNNNNNNNNNNNNNNNNNNNNNNNNNNNNNNNNNNNNNNNNNNNNNNNNNNNNNNNNNNNNNNNNNNNNNNNNNNNNNNNNNNNNNNNNNNNNNNNNCATGTACTGAGAACGCTGATAGTGCTTTCTTCCCCCTGAGAGCTCGCACAGCAAAGTCCcagcctcctttctctctccctctctcccattcagcCTTACTCCCACCCTCACTGTTCTCATTTTTACCCCAGTGAGCACTCATGGCAGGGGGCAGATCCGGCCCGAAGNNNNNNNNNNNNNNNNNNNNNNNNNNNNNNNNNAGGAGCACTCACAGCAGAGGGAACGTCCGACTCCTCGTCGGGAAACACGTTAGGGATGAATGTGGCGGAGCGGTGTCTCGGCCGCTGCTCGGGGGCGGCGCTGGGAGTTTCTTCTGCCTCGGCGCTGACGCGGGTGGCGACGGCNNNNNNNNNNNNNNNNNNNNNNNNNNNNGCCTGCACGCGGGGCGTCGTCGACAGTCTCACTTGCATCGTGGCtctgcagggggagggagggaggggggtaaagaagTTGCAGCGATAGCTTGGGTGCNNNNNNNNNNNNNNNNNNNNNNNNNNNNNNNNNNNNNNNNNNNNNNNNNNNNNNNNNNNNNNNNNNNNNNNNNNNNNNNNNNNNNNNNNNNNNNNNNNNNNNNNNNNNNNNNNNNNNNNagaaaaagaaaataaaaaaaagctcaaCAAAAAACATTCCCTCTCACATCCACACTTGCTCCAGTGCTTGACCTAAGCCAGCACCCAAGCCAAGCCACTTAATGTAAAcactgtatatttacataatcatCTGGTCAAGGAATGAATGGCGAAGTGTTAAACTTTCCTGAACAAACTAAACGAGGCGTGGCTGTCTTGTATCTTCGCCACGGGATGTGTGCTTCAAGATCTGGATTAGGTCGAGGTGGCCGACGGTTGCCAAGCCCCTGACACCAAGCCAGGGTAAGCTCGGGTCAAGGTCTAATCGAGCTTAAACAGTGTCTGAACGTGGAGTACGAGAATAAACCTTAGCTTCTGatggtaaataattttttttgagagATTACTCAATAGAGTAATTAGATGCTTACCTTTAAACTTAATTAAAAGCTACACGACCAACAATGTATTGTAATGAGTACTCGGAGCTTAAGGATATACACCTTGGGGTTCCTCAGGGTTGGccttttgttatatttaatatatatcaatgctATATCAAACTCTGCTTTAAAGATCAAACTCATCTTATATGCTGacacaaataattatatgcaGATAAATCCCCATTCATACGTATGGATACCTTAAGCCAAGTAATTAACGACATCACTAAATGGGTGTTAGCATATAGACTAATTCTGAATGCCGAGAAGAAGATAAAGTTTATGGCATTCCAGTGTAATAATCCAAGGCCTTTGTCAGCACCTCCTTACGAATAAATGGTACAGTGGTTTGTAAAGTGAACTTTACAAAATTTCTTGAAGTTACTTTGATGAGAATTTGACTTGAAAACAACATATCAATTCATTTTATGTAATTCACAACTATGTGGAATTATCTTCAAAATTCGGAATCATCAATCTAAGGAAGCCTTAATATACCTTACTTGGTGTACTTCTTTAGCACTATGGCGCAACTCATAGAGCGTGCACTTTATTAGGACATAAAAAATATTGCAGAGAATTATGAACTACGAACAAAAATACGAGCCCACGAAACTTATCTTCAAAGCACTGAAATTGTAAAATTTTGATTTCCTGTTCACAAATATTGTACTATTATNNNNNNNNNNNNNNNNNNNNNNNNNNNNNNNNNNNNNNNNNNNNNNNNNNNNNNNNNNNNNNNNNNNNNNNNNNNNNNNNNNNNNNNNNNNNNNNNNNNNNNNNNNNNNNNNNNNNNNNNNNNNNNNNNNNNNNNNNNNNNNNNNNNNNNNNNNNNNNNNNNNNNNNNNNNNNNNGAAAGAGAAGTATATACTGTGGcagtaatttttataatttcgttactgttattatttgcaACAAAATtgagaaggggaaatgaaaaatgttAATTCCACTTACACAAANNNNNNNNNNNNNNNNNNNNNNNNNNNNNNNNNNNNNNNNNNNNNNNNNNNNNTATTATTGCTGTGTTTCGTCCCTGAAGTTTCCTCTTTGTAAGTCTCTTGTCGACCTCTTCGGGTGACAAAGCACAACGAGGTAACCTTCTCGAGGAGGACGGAGACGGGGGTNNNNNNNNNNNNNNNNNNNNNNNNNNNNNNNNNNNNNNNNNNNNNNNNNNNNNNNNNNNNNNNNNNNNNNNNNNNNNNNNNNNNNNNNNNNNNNNNNNNNNNNNNNNNTTTCAAGGTCATAATCTGGAGCGGGCAccttcctgcctcccctccccctcccccacccgcatGCCTCCGCTGTCACTCTACCTCTTTATAAAGCACCATCATCCACTGCCTCTGTGGGGATCACGAGCACCTTCTCCACCTAGAACCATCCTCCGCTGTTCATTCTCCACATCTGcttcttccccctctgcccccattTCCATCTCCTCCTGTCCACCTGTATCCACCTGTACCTAACTNNNNNNNNNNNNNNNNNNNNNNNNNNNNNNNNNNNNNNNNNNNNNNNNNNNNNNNNNNNNNNNNNNNNNNNNNNNNNNNNNNNNNNNNNNNNNNNNNNNNNNNNNNNNNNNNNNNNNNNNNNNNNNNNNNNNNNNGGGACACCAAGGACGGCCGCCCCGAGCCCCGCCCTCTCCAGCGGGGACACGGGCGCGATCGGAATAGAAGGATTTCGCCACAGAATAACGGTGCTCGGGGCNNNNNNNNNNNNNNNNNNNNNNNNNNNNNNNNNNNNNNNNNNNNNNNNNNNNNNNNNNNNNNNNNNNNNNNNNNNNNNNNNNNNNNNNNNNNNNNNNNNNNNNNNNNNNNNNNNNNNNNNNNNNNNNNNNNNNNNNNNNNNNNNNNNNNNNNNNNNNNNNNNNNNNNNNNNNNNNNNNNNNNNNNNNNNNNNNNNNNNNNNNNNNNNNNNNNNNNNNNNNNNNNNNNNNNNNNNNNNNNNNNNNNNNNNNNNNNNNNNNNNNNNNNNNNNNNNNNNNNNNNNNNNNNNNNNNNNNNNNNNNNNNNNNNNNNNNNNNNNNNNNNNNNNNNNNNNNNNNNNNNNNNNNNNNNACTGGACTTGCCAAGGACATAAATTAGgccacgaggggggaggggagggcggaagtCGCGACNNNNNNNNNNNNNNNNNNNNNNNNNNNNNNNNNNNNNNNNNNNNNNNNNNNNNNNNNNNNNNNNNNNNNNNNNNNNNNNNNNNNNNNNNNNNNNNNNNNNNNNNNNNNNNNNNNNNNNNNNNNNNNNNNNNNNNNNNNNNNNNNNNNNNNNNNNNNNNNNNNNNNNNNNNNNNNNNNNNNNNNNNNNNNNNNNNNNNNNNNNNNNNNNNNNNNNNNNNNNNNNNNNNNNNNNNNNNNNNNNNNNNNNNNNNNNNNNNNNNNNNNNNNNNNNNNNNNNNNNNNNNNNNNNNNNNNNNNNNNNNNNNNNNNNNNNNNNNNNNNNNNNNNNNNNNNNNNNNNNNNNNNNNNNNNNNNNNNNNNNNNNNNNNNNNNNNNNNNNNNNNNNNNNNNNNNNNNNNNNNNNNNNNNNNNNNNNNNNNNNNNNNNNNNNNNNNNNNNNNNNNNNNNNNNNNNNNNNNNNNNNNNNNNNNNNNNNNNNNNNNNNNNNNNNNNNNNNNNNNNNNNNNNNNNNNNNNNNNNNNNNNNNNNNNNNNNNNNNNNNNNNNNNNNNNNNNNNNNNNNNNNNNNNNNNNNNNNNNNNNNNNNNNNNNNNNNNNNNNNNNNNNNNNNNNNNNNNNNNNNNNNNNNNNNNNNNNNNNNNNNNNNNNNNNNNNNNNNNNNNNNNNNNNNNNNNNNNNNNNNNNNNNNNNNNNNNNNNNNNNNNNNNNNNNNNNNNNNNNNNNNNNNNNNNNNNNNNNNNNNNNNNNNNNNNNNNNNNNNNNNNNNNNNNNNNNNNNNNNNNNNNNNNNNNNNNNNNNNNNNNNNNNNNNNNNNNNNNNNNNNNNNNNNNNNNNNNNNNNNNNNNNNNNNNNNNNNNNNNNNNNNNNNNNNNNNNNNNNNNNNNNNNNNNNNNNNNNNNNNNNNNNNNNNNNNNNNNNNNNNNNNNNNNNNNNNNNNNNNNNNNNNNNNNNNNNNNNNNNNNNNNNNNNNNNNNNNNNNNNNNNNNNNNNNNNNNNNNNNNNNNNNNNNNNNNNNNNNNNNNNNNNNNNNNNNNNNNNNNNNNNNNNNNNNNNNNNNNNNNNNNNNNNNNNNNNNNNNNNNNNNNNNNNNNNNNNNNNNNNNNNNNNNNNNNNNNNNNNNNNNNNNNNNNNNNNNNNNNNNNNNNNNNNNNNNNNNNNNNNNNNNNNNNNNNNNNNNNNNNNNNNNNNNNNNNNNNNNNNNNNNNNNNNNNNNNNNNNNNNNNNNNNNNNNNNNNNNNNNNNNNNNNNNNNNNNNNNNNNNNNNNNNNNNNNNNNNNNNNNNNNNNNNNNNNNNNNNNNNNNNNNNNNNNNNNNNNNNNNNNNNNNNNNNNNNNNNNNNNNNNNNNNNNNNNNNNNNNNNNNNNNNNNNNNNNNNNNNNNNNNNNNNNNNNNNNNNNNNNNNNNNNNNNNNNNNNNNNNNNNNNNNNNNNNNNNNNNNNNNNNNNNNNNNNNNNNNNNNNNNNNNNNNNNNNNNNNNNNNNNNNNNNNNNNNNNNNNNNNNNNNNNNNNNNNNNGGGACGGAAAGATCAAGGCAACAAGGAcaggcgaagggaggaaaaaggagagagacggaggagagagacggaggagagggtgaggagaaagacggagaagagggtggggagaaagagggggggagaaagagggagaaagagggtgaggagagggggagaaaggagggagagaggatagaggggaaagaggggggagagagaacgggggagaaAACACGTCCGGGGTGAGAAACCAAAGCCGACGTCGTGACTGCCCCGACACAAGAATCGAAGCAGGAAGCACCTCCCCGATTCCATATGACCCCTGGCCGCCGAACACCGACTTCCGACAGACAACTCTTGTCACCCTTCACTCTCTGGCTGATTGAGAATGAGGATAAATAGGCACTAGTTATCTCTgccttaatttatttttatcttNNNNNNNNNNNNNNNNNNNNNNNNNNNNNNNNNNNNNNNNNNNTTTTTTTTACTGGACGAATCANNNNNNNNNNNNNNNNNNNNNNNNNNNNNNNNNNNNNNNNNNNNNNNNNNNNNNNNNNNNNNNNNNNNNNNNNNNNNNNNNNNNNNNNNNNNNNNNNNNNNNNNNNNNNNNNNNNNNNNNNNNNNNNNNNNNNNNNNNNNNNNNNNNNNNNNNNNNNNNNNNNNNNNNNNNNNNNNNNNNNNNNNNNNNNNNNNNNNNNNNNNNNNNNNNNNNNNNNNNNNNNNNNNNNNNNNNNNNNNNNNNNNNNNNNNNNNNNNNNNNNNNNNNNNNNNNNNNNNNNNNNNNNNNNNNNNNNNNNNNNNNNNNNNNNNNNNNNNNNNNNNNNNNNNNNNNNNNNNNNNNNNNNNNNNNNNNNNNNNNNNNNNNNNNNNN
Encoded proteins:
- the LOC119591503 gene encoding uncharacterized protein LOC119591503 (The sequence of the model RefSeq protein was modified relative to this genomic sequence to represent the inferred CDS: added 28 bases not found in genome assembly) codes for the protein MQVRLSTTPRVQALLLLPLVLLAVATRVSAEAEETPSAAPEQRPRHRSATFIPNVFPDEESDVPSAGENTIGQSPCPRGESGAVCRQELASSTFNCTTDSCMQCRDECSTMEPSLWPVCCRDHFLCCRPLASACQQCDTPELFPFCGAAFKRCN